One segment of Methylocella silvestris BL2 DNA contains the following:
- the cobO gene encoding cob(I)yrinic acid a,c-diamide adenosyltransferase, producing MNELLDQTDLRHREKMANRKRVQDAKVAGKTITDKGLLMVHTGSGKGKSTAAFGLLLRALGHGWRCAVVQFGKGVWDSGERAALSLFADLVEFHALGEGFTWETQDRARDVASAEAAFAKAESLMRDPALKLIVLDELNIALRYDHLPVARVVEVLSARRSDLHVVVTGRNAKAELIAAADLVTEMTLVKHHFAAGVRAQAGVEF from the coding sequence ATGAACGAACTGCTGGACCAGACGGATTTGCGCCATCGCGAGAAGATGGCCAATCGCAAGCGCGTTCAGGACGCCAAAGTCGCCGGCAAGACGATCACGGACAAGGGCCTGCTGATGGTCCACACCGGATCGGGCAAGGGGAAATCCACCGCGGCGTTTGGGCTTCTGTTGCGCGCGCTGGGTCATGGCTGGCGCTGCGCCGTGGTCCAGTTCGGCAAGGGCGTCTGGGACAGCGGGGAGCGGGCGGCGCTCTCGCTTTTTGCCGATCTTGTCGAATTTCATGCGCTCGGCGAGGGTTTTACGTGGGAGACGCAGGATCGCGCTCGTGACGTCGCCAGCGCCGAGGCCGCCTTCGCCAAGGCGGAAAGCCTGATGCGCGATCCCGCCCTGAAACTGATCGTGCTCGACGAACTGAACATCGCCTTGCGCTACGATCATCTTCCGGTCGCGCGCGTCGTCGAGGTGCTTAGCGCGCGGCGCTCCGATCTCCATGTCGTCGTCACCGGCCGCAACGCCAAAGCGGAGCTGATCGCCGCCGCCGATCTCGTTACCGAGATGACGCTGGTGAAGCATCATTTCGCGGCCGGGGTGCGGGCGCAGGCGGGCGTCGAATTTTGA
- a CDS encoding aliphatic sulfonate ABC transporter substrate-binding protein: MPVRLIRTLTLLARILSGIVGLSLFACAPAAAESAPWILNFGYQKSSTLSVILKTNGELEKALAPLGVEIKWHEFTSGLPLVEALNLGHLDFSADVADTVPIFAQAAGAKLVYVADEAASPGAEAILVPAASDIKTLGDLRGRKIAVTKAAGSHFLLLAALQKAGLTFRDISPAYLAPGDGRAAFIGGKVDAWVIWDPFLTSARLKEGSRVLADAAGLASYKRYYLASDGFVANHGDALKIVFAKLQETGLWVKSHPAEAAALLSGIWNIDAAAVEEANSHRSYAVGLVTREGLTEQQIIADAFTREGLIPAKLDASDVKIWRGEAK, translated from the coding sequence ATGCCTGTCCGTCTGATCCGAACCTTAACTCTCTTGGCGCGCATCCTTTCTGGGATTGTGGGCTTGTCGCTTTTCGCCTGCGCTCCAGCAGCCGCGGAAAGCGCGCCCTGGATCTTGAATTTTGGCTATCAGAAATCCTCGACGCTCTCGGTGATTCTCAAGACGAACGGCGAACTGGAAAAAGCGCTGGCGCCGCTTGGCGTCGAAATCAAATGGCACGAATTTACGAGCGGCCTGCCTCTGGTCGAAGCGTTGAATCTGGGCCACCTCGATTTCAGCGCCGACGTCGCCGATACCGTGCCGATTTTCGCCCAGGCGGCTGGCGCGAAGCTTGTTTATGTTGCCGACGAAGCTGCTTCTCCGGGCGCTGAGGCCATTCTGGTGCCGGCCGCTTCGGACATCAAAACCCTTGGGGATCTTCGCGGACGCAAGATCGCGGTGACCAAGGCGGCGGGCAGTCATTTTCTTCTCCTCGCCGCGCTTCAGAAGGCTGGCCTGACGTTCAGGGATATTTCGCCCGCCTATCTCGCGCCGGGCGACGGGCGCGCCGCTTTTATCGGCGGCAAGGTCGACGCCTGGGTGATCTGGGACCCATTCCTGACGAGCGCCCGGCTGAAGGAGGGGTCGCGGGTTCTAGCTGACGCCGCCGGCCTCGCGAGCTACAAGCGCTATTATCTGGCGTCCGACGGCTTTGTCGCAAATCACGGCGATGCGCTCAAAATTGTCTTCGCCAAACTGCAGGAGACCGGACTTTGGGTGAAAAGCCACCCGGCCGAGGCGGCGGCGCTCCTGTCCGGCATCTGGAACATCGACGCCGCGGCTGTGGAAGAGGCCAATAGCCACCGCAGCTACGCCGTCGGTCTCGTGACGCGCGAGGGGCTGACGGAGCAGCAAATCATCGCGGACGCATTTACGCGAGAAGGGCTGATCCCCGCCAAACTTGACGCGAGCGACGTGAAGATATGGCGCGGCGAGGCGAAATAG
- the obgE gene encoding GTPase ObgE, translating into MKFLDSAKIYIRSGDGGAGCLSFRREKFIEFGGPDGGDGGRGGDVVVECVGGLNTLIDYRYQQHFKAKTGVHGMGKNRAGGRGADAVLKVPVGTQILDEDGETMIADMTEAGQRLVLARGGNGGFGNAHFKSATNQAPRRVNPGQEGVERTVLLRLKLIADAGLVGLPNAGKSTFLATVSAARPKIADYPFTTLNPQLGVVGCDGREFVLADIPGLIEGAHEGIGLGDRFLGHVERCRVLLHLVGADTEHAGKAYKTVRRELEAYGGGLADKPEIVALSKVDSVDPDTLKQQAMRLKRAAKRAPLQLSAATNLNVQKALRAVLAEIDAAAVADAAGTAADAVVWAP; encoded by the coding sequence ATGAAATTTCTCGATTCCGCGAAAATCTATATCCGCTCCGGCGACGGCGGAGCCGGCTGCCTGTCGTTCCGCCGCGAAAAATTCATCGAATTCGGCGGCCCTGACGGCGGCGACGGCGGTCGCGGCGGCGATGTCGTCGTCGAATGCGTCGGCGGCCTCAACACGCTGATCGACTACCGCTACCAGCAGCATTTCAAGGCGAAGACCGGCGTTCACGGCATGGGCAAGAACCGCGCCGGCGGCCGTGGCGCCGACGCCGTCCTCAAGGTTCCCGTCGGCACGCAGATCCTGGATGAGGACGGCGAGACCATGATCGCCGATATGACCGAAGCCGGCCAACGCCTCGTGCTTGCGCGGGGCGGCAATGGCGGCTTTGGCAATGCGCATTTCAAATCGGCGACGAACCAGGCCCCGCGCCGCGTCAATCCCGGCCAGGAAGGCGTGGAGCGCACCGTCTTGTTGCGGCTGAAGCTGATCGCCGACGCCGGCCTCGTCGGCCTGCCCAACGCCGGCAAATCGACTTTTCTTGCGACCGTCAGCGCAGCGCGGCCGAAAATCGCCGACTATCCCTTCACGACCCTTAATCCGCAGCTCGGCGTCGTCGGCTGCGACGGGCGCGAATTTGTGCTCGCCGACATTCCCGGCCTGATCGAGGGCGCGCATGAGGGAATTGGCCTTGGCGACCGGTTCCTTGGCCATGTCGAGCGCTGTCGCGTGCTGCTCCATCTCGTCGGCGCCGACACCGAGCACGCCGGCAAGGCCTATAAAACCGTACGGCGCGAACTCGAGGCCTATGGCGGCGGCCTGGCCGACAAGCCCGAGATCGTCGCTCTGTCGAAAGTCGACAGCGTCGACCCGGACACCTTGAAACAACAGGCGATGCGTCTGAAGCGCGCCGCCAAGCGCGCGCCGCTGCAGCTGTCGGCGGCGACGAACCTCAATGTGCAGAAGGCGCTGCGCGCGGTTCTTGCCGAGATCGACGCCGCAGCCGTCGCCGACGCCGCGGGGACGGCCGCCGACGCCGTCGTCTGGGCGCCATGA
- a CDS encoding cobyric acid synthase → MIQGSGSDVGKSLIVAGLCRAYRNRGLKVLPFKPQNMSNNAAVTPDGGEIGRAQAMQALACGAPLSVDMNPVLLKPQTGNGAQIVVQGKVVGTAAARDYQQWKPKLLGAVLDSFSKLAAKADLIVVEGAGSASEVNLRQNDIANMGFARAAGVPVILVGDIDRGGVIAQIVGTKSVIAPEDAAMIQGFIINKFRGDPTLFADGMAFIAQRSGWPALGLIPFCAEAALLPAEDSFGLSTARPKGRGKILIAVPILPGIANFDDLDPLRLEPDVEIAMVRSGEVLPAEARLVLLPGSKTTIADLAAFRREGWDIDLAAHVRRGGHVIGLCGGYQMLGRTLRDPAGVEGPSGEAAGLGLLDVETELTGDKTLAPAVGASAADGAPFKGYEMHLGRTFGPGCAAPLLILADGRREGAVSADGRVSGSYVHGLFSELAQRASLLARLGGEGSGLSYEASIERALDAVANHLESHMDLDHLLTLAS, encoded by the coding sequence ATGATTCAGGGCTCTGGCTCCGACGTCGGCAAGTCGCTCATCGTCGCCGGGCTTTGCCGCGCCTACCGCAATCGCGGCCTGAAGGTGCTGCCGTTCAAGCCGCAGAACATGTCGAACAACGCCGCCGTGACGCCGGACGGCGGCGAGATCGGCCGCGCCCAGGCGATGCAGGCGCTGGCCTGCGGCGCGCCCCTCAGCGTCGATATGAATCCAGTGCTGCTGAAGCCGCAGACCGGCAATGGCGCGCAGATTGTCGTGCAGGGCAAGGTCGTTGGAACCGCCGCCGCGCGCGACTATCAGCAGTGGAAGCCGAAACTTCTCGGCGCCGTGCTCGACAGTTTCTCAAAGCTTGCGGCCAAGGCGGATCTCATTGTTGTCGAAGGGGCGGGGAGCGCCTCCGAAGTCAATCTGCGCCAGAACGATATCGCCAATATGGGATTTGCGCGCGCCGCCGGCGTTCCGGTGATTCTTGTCGGCGATATCGACCGCGGCGGCGTCATCGCCCAGATCGTCGGCACGAAATCCGTGATCGCGCCTGAGGACGCCGCGATGATCCAAGGCTTTATCATCAATAAATTCCGTGGCGATCCGACGCTGTTCGCCGACGGCATGGCCTTCATCGCGCAAAGATCCGGCTGGCCCGCGCTCGGGCTCATTCCCTTTTGCGCCGAGGCGGCGCTTCTGCCGGCTGAGGACAGTTTTGGCCTTTCGACGGCAAGACCGAAAGGCCGCGGCAAAATTCTCATCGCCGTTCCAATTCTGCCGGGAATCGCCAATTTCGACGATCTCGATCCGCTGCGGCTCGAGCCCGACGTCGAAATCGCGATGGTGCGGTCAGGCGAGGTTCTGCCGGCCGAAGCGCGCCTCGTGCTGTTGCCCGGCTCCAAAACGACGATCGCCGATCTCGCAGCGTTCCGACGCGAGGGGTGGGACATCGATCTTGCCGCGCATGTGCGCCGCGGTGGTCATGTCATCGGCCTTTGCGGCGGCTATCAGATGCTCGGCAGGACGTTGCGCGATCCCGCCGGCGTCGAAGGGCCTTCCGGCGAGGCGGCGGGGCTCGGGCTGCTCGATGTCGAGACCGAATTGACGGGCGACAAAACCCTGGCTCCGGCGGTGGGCGCGTCGGCGGCGGATGGCGCGCCGTTCAAGGGATATGAAATGCATCTTGGCCGCACCTTTGGGCCGGGCTGCGCGGCGCCGCTGCTGATTTTGGCCGATGGCCGGCGCGAGGGCGCCGTTTCGGCGGACGGGCGGGTCAGCGGCTCCTATGTCCACGGCCTCTTCAGCGAACTGGCGCAACGCGCCAGTCTGCTGGCGCGGTTGGGGGGCGAAGGATCGGGGCTGTCCTATGAGGCGTCGATCGAGCGCGCGCTTGACGCCGTCGCCAACCATCTCGAGTCCCATATGGACCTCGACCATCTGCTTACCCTGGCCAGTTGA
- a CDS encoding gamma-glutamylcyclotransferase family protein: protein MMRIEWRRLTARSWFASRLYYRLHGLELAGRASDAVWYFAYGANMHESAFVERRGMRPLDWRPGRLGGYRLRFNLDGRPKGKAAPANICADGSAEIWGVLYSITARDMLRLNFSEGVPGRRYRPVWLDVEDANGRPLRAMTYVAEGNPQDGRPSLRYITLLREGARAHGLPDEWLRFLDGVAPAE from the coding sequence ATGATGCGGATTGAATGGCGCAGGCTTACGGCGCGATCCTGGTTCGCCTCGCGCCTCTATTACCGGCTGCACGGGCTCGAACTTGCCGGGCGCGCGTCTGACGCCGTCTGGTATTTCGCCTATGGCGCGAACATGCATGAGAGCGCCTTTGTCGAGCGCCGCGGGATGCGGCCGCTCGACTGGCGTCCCGGGCGGCTCGGCGGCTACCGGCTGCGCTTCAATCTCGACGGCCGGCCGAAAGGCAAAGCGGCGCCTGCCAATATCTGTGCCGACGGGAGCGCCGAAATCTGGGGCGTTCTCTATTCGATCACCGCTCGTGACATGCTGCGCCTCAACTTTTCCGAAGGCGTGCCGGGGCGGAGATATAGGCCGGTGTGGCTCGACGTCGAAGACGCCAACGGACGTCCGCTGCGCGCGATGACCTATGTCGCCGAGGGCAATCCACAGGACGGACGTCCCTCGCTGCGCTACATCACGCTGTTGCGCGAGGGTGCCCGCGCGCATGGCCTGCCCGATGAATGGCTGCGATTCCTTGACGGCGTCGCGCCGGCCGAGTGA
- a CDS encoding glutamate-5-semialdehyde dehydrogenase: MDNLNRVASGPDVRTLMAEIGREARKAARTLSLASTETKNSALLAAAAAIRTKAGAIAAANAQDYAAAQAKGVAGSFLDRLKLDPSRIEAMARGIAEVAALPDPVGRVLARFERPNGLVIERVAVPLGVIGIIYESRPAVTADAGALCLKAGNAAILRGGSESLRSAALIHDCLVAGLLEAGLPAAAISRVPIADRAAVGEMLSGLNGDIDVIVPRGGKSLVARVQNEARVPVFAHLEGVVHIYIDRAADLAKATKILLNAKLRRTGVCGAAETLLVDRACAATHLAPLVKTLLDAGCAVRGDAAALEADPRVSPASEADWSAEYLDAIISVRLVDGIDGAIAHIEAYGSHHTDCIVTEDPAAADRFLAEVDSAIVMHNASTQFADGGEFGFGGEIGIATGRMHARGPVGVEQLTTFKYRVHGDGQIRP, translated from the coding sequence ATGGACAATCTAAATCGTGTGGCGTCCGGCCCCGACGTCCGGACCCTGATGGCGGAGATCGGGCGCGAAGCCCGCAAAGCCGCCCGCACGCTGTCGCTCGCCTCGACGGAAACGAAGAACAGCGCGCTTCTCGCCGCCGCCGCGGCGATCCGCACGAAGGCCGGCGCGATCGCGGCGGCCAATGCACAGGACTACGCCGCCGCGCAGGCGAAAGGCGTCGCCGGCTCCTTTCTCGACCGCCTGAAACTCGATCCCAGCCGCATCGAGGCCATGGCGCGCGGGATCGCGGAGGTCGCCGCTTTGCCCGATCCGGTCGGGCGCGTGCTGGCGCGCTTCGAACGGCCGAACGGTCTTGTGATCGAGCGGGTCGCCGTGCCGCTCGGCGTCATCGGCATCATCTATGAGAGCCGCCCGGCCGTGACCGCCGACGCCGGCGCGCTCTGCCTCAAGGCCGGCAACGCCGCGATTCTGCGCGGCGGCTCCGAGAGCCTGCGTTCGGCCGCGCTGATTCATGATTGCCTTGTCGCCGGGCTTTTGGAAGCCGGCCTGCCGGCGGCGGCGATTTCGCGCGTGCCGATCGCCGATCGCGCCGCGGTCGGGGAAATGCTGTCCGGGCTCAATGGCGACATCGACGTCATCGTGCCGCGCGGCGGCAAAAGCCTTGTCGCCCGCGTTCAGAATGAGGCGCGGGTTCCGGTCTTCGCCCATCTCGAAGGCGTCGTGCATATCTATATCGATCGCGCCGCCGACCTCGCCAAAGCGACAAAAATCCTCCTCAACGCCAAGCTGCGCCGCACCGGCGTCTGCGGGGCCGCCGAAACGCTGCTCGTCGACCGCGCCTGCGCGGCGACTCATCTCGCCCCGCTCGTCAAGACGCTGCTTGACGCCGGCTGCGCCGTGCGCGGCGACGCCGCGGCGCTCGAGGCCGATCCGCGCGTGAGCCCGGCAAGCGAAGCCGACTGGAGCGCCGAATATCTCGACGCCATCATCAGCGTGCGGCTGGTCGACGGGATCGACGGCGCCATCGCCCACATCGAAGCCTATGGCTCGCACCATACCGACTGCATCGTGACGGAAGACCCTGCCGCCGCCGACCGCTTCCTCGCCGAGGTCGATTCGGCGATCGTCATGCACAACGCCTCGACGCAATTTGCCGATGGCGGCGAGTTCGGCTTTGGCGGGGAAATCGGCATCGCCACCGGCCGCATGCACGCCCGAGGCCCGGTCGGCGTCGAGCAATTGACGACCTTCAAATACAGGGTGCATGGCGACGGGCAGATTCGTCCGTGA
- a CDS encoding c-type cytochrome, methanol metabolism-related: MKLAASLACLAAASLLAAASARADGAGDPAPVTSTNGEYFDKDGNPTYKIGKDGMVDWYTFIGYRMYGANCLQCHGPDALGSSYAPSLVDSLKSLTTQQVQGTIIGGKRNISASQELVMPSFGENKNVMCYLDPIYVYLRARSDGALNRERPSNHEPKPADWEKTIDACFG, encoded by the coding sequence ATGAAGCTTGCCGCATCTCTCGCCTGCCTTGCCGCAGCAAGTCTCCTCGCAGCGGCATCGGCGCGCGCCGATGGCGCCGGGGACCCCGCGCCGGTCACCTCGACAAACGGCGAATATTTCGACAAGGACGGCAACCCGACCTATAAGATCGGGAAGGACGGCATGGTCGATTGGTATACGTTCATCGGCTACCGCATGTATGGCGCAAACTGCCTGCAGTGCCATGGCCCCGACGCGCTCGGCTCATCTTATGCGCCCTCTCTCGTCGATTCGCTCAAATCCCTGACGACGCAGCAGGTGCAGGGCACGATCATCGGCGGCAAGCGTAACATCAGCGCCTCGCAGGAGCTGGTCATGCCGAGCTTCGGCGAGAACAAGAACGTCATGTGCTATCTCGATCCGATCTACGTCTATCTCCGCGCGCGCTCGGACGGAGCGCTGAACCGCGAACGGCCGAGCAACCACGAGCCGAAGCCGGCGGATTGGGAAAAGACCATCGACGCCTGTTTTGGGTGA
- the cbiB gene encoding adenosylcobinamide-phosphate synthase CbiB, which yields MFFALASVAAGIEGAIGYPRSLFAAIGHPVTWIGGLIAFADRRLNRDDLPFGQRRLLGAAALVLVLGVAGGCAFLIEQFILHAGLAPILSLILLALAASTLIAQKSLDQHVRAVALALEESGLQGGRVAVGAIVGRNVDQLDEAGVCRAAIESLAENFSDGVVAPIFWLALGGLPGGVAYKALNTADSMIGHLTPRHEAFGFAAAKLDDLANFLPARLSAVLIVIGAALLRGGDPAAAWRAMRRDARGHPSPNGGWPEAAFAGALGLKLGGPRQYGEKLVADGWMGAGSEAAAPQDIFRALALYWRACLVNLALVGLAALCLNWPG from the coding sequence ATGTTTTTCGCGCTGGCAAGCGTTGCGGCTGGGATCGAAGGCGCGATCGGCTACCCCAGGTCGCTTTTTGCGGCCATCGGCCATCCGGTCACCTGGATCGGCGGCCTGATCGCGTTCGCCGACCGCAGGCTCAACCGGGACGATCTGCCTTTTGGCCAACGTCGTCTTCTCGGCGCGGCGGCGCTGGTTCTCGTTCTCGGCGTGGCCGGAGGCTGCGCCTTTCTCATCGAACAATTCATTCTTCATGCCGGGCTGGCGCCCATCCTCTCGCTTATTCTCCTCGCGCTTGCCGCCTCAACCCTGATCGCGCAAAAAAGTCTTGACCAGCATGTTCGCGCCGTGGCGTTGGCGCTGGAGGAGTCTGGGCTTCAGGGCGGGCGCGTCGCGGTCGGCGCCATTGTCGGGCGCAATGTCGATCAACTCGACGAAGCCGGCGTCTGCCGCGCCGCGATCGAAAGCCTCGCCGAGAATTTTTCCGATGGCGTCGTCGCCCCAATCTTCTGGCTGGCGCTCGGCGGCCTGCCGGGCGGGGTCGCCTACAAGGCGCTGAATACAGCCGACAGCATGATCGGCCATTTGACGCCAAGACATGAAGCTTTCGGTTTTGCAGCCGCAAAGCTCGACGATCTCGCCAATTTTCTGCCCGCGCGCCTTTCGGCCGTTCTTATCGTGATCGGCGCCGCCCTCCTGCGGGGCGGGGATCCCGCAGCCGCCTGGCGCGCCATGCGCCGCGATGCGCGCGGCCATCCCTCGCCAAACGGCGGCTGGCCGGAGGCGGCTTTCGCCGGCGCCCTCGGCCTGAAGCTTGGCGGACCCCGGCAATATGGCGAGAAGCTGGTGGCGGACGGCTGGATGGGGGCGGGCTCCGAAGCCGCTGCCCCCCAGGACATTTTTCGCGCGCTGGCGCTCTATTGGCGCGCATGCCTCGTCAATCTCGCCTTGGTCGGGCTCGCCGCGCTTTGCCTCAACTGGCCAGGGTAA
- the proB gene encoding glutamate 5-kinase yields the protein MTRSSAAMLASALPSLERFRRIVIKVGSSLLVDRAEGRVKREWLVCLAEDIAALHRLGADVLVVSSGSIALGRTVLGLPDGALKLEDSQAAAAVGQIALARIWAETLASHEITAGQILVTYGDTEQRRRYLNARATIGRLLDLRAVPVINENDTVATSEIRYGDNDRLAARVATMASADLLILLSDVPGLYTAPPSEDPNASLVPVVPRVTAEIEAMAGGAASHLSRGGMRTKIEAAKIATTGGAHMLIADGRIAHPIERIKQGAPCTWFLTGSSPITARKKWIAGSVEPRGALHLDAGAERAIRAGASLLPAGVVKVEGDFSRGDCVIMRNVAGGEIGRGLVAYDSGDAVLIAGHNSQDLEAILGGPQRPVLIHRDDMVVAGERMG from the coding sequence ATGACGCGGTCCTCGGCGGCGATGCTGGCGAGCGCGCTGCCGAGCCTTGAACGCTTCCGCCGCATCGTCATCAAGGTCGGCTCGTCGCTGCTGGTCGACCGCGCGGAGGGGCGCGTCAAGCGGGAATGGCTCGTCTGCCTCGCCGAGGATATTGCCGCGCTGCATCGGCTGGGCGCGGATGTGCTCGTGGTCTCGTCGGGGTCGATCGCGCTCGGGCGCACCGTCCTCGGCCTGCCGGACGGCGCTCTAAAACTTGAGGACAGCCAGGCCGCCGCAGCCGTCGGCCAGATTGCGCTCGCCCGCATCTGGGCCGAGACGCTCGCCTCGCATGAGATCACGGCCGGGCAGATCCTCGTCACCTATGGCGATACGGAGCAGCGCCGGCGCTATCTCAATGCGCGCGCGACCATCGGCCGCCTGCTGGATCTTCGCGCCGTGCCCGTCATCAACGAGAACGACACGGTCGCGACCTCGGAAATCCGCTATGGCGACAATGACCGGCTCGCCGCCCGCGTCGCGACGATGGCCAGCGCCGATCTGCTCATTCTTCTGTCCGATGTTCCCGGCCTCTATACGGCGCCGCCAAGCGAGGATCCGAACGCTTCGCTCGTCCCGGTGGTGCCGCGCGTCACCGCCGAGATCGAGGCGATGGCGGGAGGAGCCGCGTCACATCTGTCGCGCGGCGGCATGCGCACCAAGATCGAGGCGGCCAAGATCGCGACCACCGGCGGCGCGCATATGCTGATCGCCGACGGGCGCATCGCCCATCCGATCGAGCGGATCAAGCAAGGCGCGCCCTGCACCTGGTTCCTCACCGGCTCCAGCCCGATCACGGCGCGCAAGAAATGGATCGCCGGCTCGGTCGAGCCGCGCGGCGCACTGCATCTCGACGCCGGGGCGGAACGGGCGATCCGCGCCGGCGCCAGCCTGCTGCCGGCCGGAGTCGTAAAAGTCGAGGGCGACTTCTCGCGCGGCGATTGCGTCATCATGCGCAATGTTGCGGGCGGCGAGATCGGACGCGGCCTCGTCGCTTATGATTCTGGCGACGCGGTCCTCATCGCCGGCCATAATTCGCAAGATCTCGAAGCGATCTTGGGCGGCCCACAGCGCCCGGTCCTCATTCATCGCGACGACATGGTGGTCGCGGGCGAAAGAATGGGGTGA
- a CDS encoding nicotinate-nucleotide adenylyltransferase — MSDGVIETVNLASPSPRAEPRPFPTLPPHPPGLRIGLFGGSFNPPHAGHLAVSLIALRRLGLDNVWWLVSPGNPLKDRDELEPLAARLAEARRLARDPRIKVSAIEAALGSPFSFDTVSYLKRRCPGVHFVWIMGADNLSSFHRWKRWRDFLMLTPIAVVDRPGSTLKAMASRAGRALAPYRISESAARLLPCAKPPAFVFLHGPRSPASSTALRAARQR, encoded by the coding sequence ATGAGCGACGGCGTGATTGAAACGGTCAACCTTGCGTCGCCGTCGCCCCGCGCCGAGCCGCGGCCTTTCCCGACGCTGCCGCCGCATCCGCCGGGGCTGCGCATCGGCCTGTTCGGCGGCAGCTTCAACCCCCCGCATGCCGGCCATCTCGCCGTCAGCCTGATCGCTTTGAGGCGATTGGGGCTGGATAACGTCTGGTGGCTGGTGAGCCCCGGCAATCCGCTGAAGGATAGGGACGAACTTGAGCCGCTCGCCGCGCGCCTCGCCGAAGCGAGGCGGCTCGCCAGAGACCCACGCATAAAGGTGAGTGCGATCGAGGCCGCGCTCGGCTCGCCGTTCAGCTTCGATACGGTGAGCTATCTGAAACGCCGCTGCCCCGGCGTTCACTTTGTCTGGATCATGGGCGCCGATAATCTGTCTTCGTTTCATCGCTGGAAGCGCTGGCGCGATTTTTTGATGCTGACGCCGATTGCGGTTGTCGACCGTCCGGGCTCGACCCTGAAAGCGATGGCGTCGCGCGCGGGCCGCGCGCTCGCGCCCTATCGCATCAGCGAAAGCGCTGCGCGCCTCCTGCCTTGCGCCAAGCCGCCTGCTTTCGTCTTCTTGCACGGGCCGCGTTCGCCCGCCTCCTCGACGGCGCTGCGCGCGGCGCGCCAGCGCTAA
- the cobD gene encoding threonine-phosphate decarboxylase CobD translates to MRNELFLDEGAGAESVGRGFEQTEAEPAHGGDLSTARQIFPAAPEPWLDLSTGVNPHCYPFRAPPSESFTRLPDPRALAGLEGAAAAAYGVEEAASVVAAPGTQAIINWLPHLLPAQRVGLLGFTYFEHARAWGRVGAQTSVVEDIDALEKFDVAIIVNPNNPDGRLVSINRLRDLADRFYRSGRLLIVDEAFGDFQGPSASLAPHLPPSGAVVLRSFGKAFGLPGVRLGFAVAAPEFAAKLRAALGCWPVSGAAVAIGTQALGDASWLGETRRTLEVDAEKLDAILIEAGLTLAGGTALFRLAEAGDAQYCFSRLGEAGILTRRFAERPHWLRFAIPGSEADRARLRSALI, encoded by the coding sequence TTGAGAAACGAGCTTTTTCTGGACGAGGGAGCCGGCGCGGAAAGCGTAGGCCGCGGCTTTGAACAAACCGAAGCGGAACCGGCGCATGGCGGCGATCTCTCCACTGCCCGACAAATCTTTCCGGCGGCGCCCGAGCCTTGGCTCGACCTGTCGACCGGCGTCAATCCCCATTGCTATCCGTTCCGCGCCCCGCCTTCCGAAAGTTTTACGCGTCTGCCGGACCCTCGGGCCCTCGCCGGGCTTGAGGGCGCCGCCGCCGCCGCCTATGGCGTAGAGGAGGCGGCGAGCGTCGTCGCGGCGCCGGGCACGCAGGCGATCATCAATTGGCTGCCGCATCTCCTCCCGGCGCAGCGCGTCGGGCTTTTGGGTTTTACCTATTTCGAGCACGCCCGCGCCTGGGGGCGGGTTGGCGCGCAAACCAGCGTGGTTGAGGACATTGACGCGCTGGAAAAATTCGACGTCGCGATCATCGTCAATCCGAATAATCCGGACGGACGACTCGTCTCCATCAATCGCCTGCGCGATCTGGCCGACCGCTTTTACCGCAGCGGCCGGCTTCTCATTGTCGATGAGGCGTTCGGCGATTTTCAGGGCCCCTCCGCCAGTCTCGCGCCGCATCTGCCGCCCTCCGGCGCCGTCGTGTTGCGCTCCTTCGGCAAGGCTTTTGGCCTGCCGGGGGTCCGGCTCGGCTTTGCCGTGGCGGCGCCTGAGTTTGCCGCAAAGCTTCGCGCCGCCCTCGGATGTTGGCCGGTTTCCGGCGCGGCCGTGGCGATCGGGACGCAGGCGCTGGGCGATGCGTCCTGGCTCGGGGAAACGCGCAGAACACTAGAGGTCGATGCGGAAAAGCTCGACGCTATCCTGATCGAAGCCGGTTTGACGCTCGCGGGCGGCACCGCGCTGTTCCGGCTGGCCGAGGCGGGCGATGCGCAATACTGCTTCAGCCGGCTTGGCGAGGCGGGGATTTTGACGCGCCGATTCGCTGAGCGTCCGCACTGGCTTCGCTTCGCCATTCCGGGGAGCGAGGCGGATCGGGCAAGGCTGCGTTCGGCGCTTATTTAG